One Dokdonia sp. Dokd-P16 genomic window carries:
- a CDS encoding FAD-dependent oxidoreductase — protein sequence MNTSSPTNQSWTACTACNGQGSNSQRLRKKVRLAYQRAVAAYEESDRKGIAPTRPKRHQSKCTACNGSGIIPAPSPPSPDTEHYPHVAIIGAGIGGVALAVACLHRGIPFTLYERDKSFDARSQGYGLTLQQASKAIEGFGITQLDEGIVSTRHLVHTPEGTVVGEWGMRKWMEEDEDASPKRTNIHIARQSLRLALLEQLGDSPHIQWGHQYMGHTSAQDGTVALEFQVDGNIKTTNAHLIVGADGIRSTVRNTIIDEKTSPLQYLDCMVILGICSLDKLDNVESTLLDQATVFQTANGHERIYMMPYDKDAIMWQLSFPISEQDAIAFNLAGPAALKKEAIKRTQWHDPIPQIMAMTPDTLISGYPAYDRALLTSETLQNAGAITLLGDAAHPMSPFKGQGANQALLDALALARAISVSCKQGSNWQERGLRHNVLNSFEKSMLERTASKVTDSSKAAAFLHSPIVLEKNNAPRGKSFRTKD from the coding sequence GTGAACACCTCATCACCTACAAATCAAAGCTGGACCGCCTGTACTGCGTGTAATGGGCAGGGATCCAACAGCCAGCGACTTCGTAAGAAAGTACGCTTAGCTTACCAGCGAGCGGTTGCGGCTTATGAGGAATCAGATAGAAAAGGCATTGCTCCTACTCGACCAAAAAGGCACCAAAGCAAATGCACGGCTTGCAACGGCTCCGGTATCATCCCAGCACCATCCCCACCATCACCAGATACAGAGCACTACCCTCATGTGGCAATTATAGGTGCTGGCATAGGCGGTGTAGCACTAGCGGTGGCCTGCTTACATCGTGGGATTCCGTTTACGTTATATGAACGTGATAAAAGTTTTGACGCACGCTCACAAGGTTACGGCCTAACTTTACAACAAGCAAGCAAGGCGATTGAAGGTTTTGGGATCACTCAACTAGACGAGGGAATTGTATCCACAAGGCACCTCGTTCATACTCCAGAAGGAACGGTCGTAGGAGAATGGGGCATGAGAAAATGGATGGAAGAAGATGAGGATGCAAGCCCGAAGCGCACAAACATTCACATCGCGAGGCAATCATTACGACTTGCTTTACTAGAACAACTGGGCGACTCACCACATATACAATGGGGACATCAATATATGGGGCATACTAGCGCTCAAGATGGAACTGTAGCGCTAGAATTCCAAGTAGATGGAAATATTAAAACCACAAACGCCCATCTCATTGTAGGTGCAGACGGCATACGCAGCACTGTGCGTAATACTATTATAGACGAGAAAACGTCACCATTACAATACCTGGATTGCATGGTGATTTTAGGCATTTGTTCACTAGACAAACTAGATAATGTAGAAAGTACGCTACTAGATCAAGCAACTGTTTTTCAAACAGCAAATGGTCACGAGCGCATCTACATGATGCCTTACGATAAAGATGCTATCATGTGGCAGCTTAGCTTTCCCATCTCTGAGCAAGATGCAATAGCGTTCAACCTAGCAGGTCCCGCAGCACTTAAAAAGGAAGCTATAAAGAGGACGCAATGGCATGACCCTATCCCACAAATCATGGCAATGACTCCAGACACCTTAATTTCTGGTTACCCTGCTTACGACAGAGCACTCTTAACATCTGAAACTTTACAAAATGCTGGAGCAATCACCTTGCTAGGCGATGCTGCGCACCCTATGAGCCCTTTTAAGGGACAAGGAGCAAACCAGGCACTTCTTGATGCGCTGGCGCTAGCCAGAGCAATCTCGGTAAGCTGTAAACAGGGATCAAACTGGCAAGAAAGAGGATTACGACACAATGTACTCAACAGTTTTGAAAAAAGCATGCTAGAACGTACCGCATCAAAAGTAACCGACTCCTCAAAAGCAGCTGCTTTTTTACACTCTCCTATAGTACTTGAAAAAAACAATGCACCTCGCGGAAAATCCTTTAGAACTAAGGATTAA
- a CDS encoding CPBP family intramembrane glutamic endopeptidase, with protein MPQNNTPQPPINKHVGWIRVLAIILPYLFIVAIFQLIGYYVIGIDYNELPTQKSPFQLFVGTIFSLLGTLTVIWIFIKFVDRKPFIELGFTLKDRKKDIIAGLLIGAAIMALGYLIMLSMGEIQFKGFHWDATQLLYAILTFVNIAILEEALLRGYVLRNLMSSFNKYIALIVSALLFSLLHAGNPNVDMFALANLFLAGILLGMSYVYTKNLWFSIALHLSWNLFQTLFGFNVSGIDSYHLIEISITENNLLNGGLFGFEGSIFSIIFQVFTIILIVWYYNKNKDSSTTA; from the coding sequence ATGCCTCAAAACAACACACCTCAACCTCCCATAAATAAGCACGTAGGCTGGATACGGGTACTTGCCATTATCCTTCCTTACCTATTCATTGTTGCTATATTTCAGCTCATAGGTTATTATGTTATTGGTATAGATTATAATGAGCTTCCTACCCAGAAGTCTCCTTTCCAGTTATTTGTAGGCACCATATTCTCCTTATTAGGAACACTTACGGTGATATGGATTTTTATAAAATTTGTTGATAGAAAACCATTTATTGAGCTAGGTTTTACGCTCAAGGACAGGAAGAAAGACATCATCGCTGGTCTACTCATAGGCGCGGCAATCATGGCGCTGGGTTATCTTATCATGTTATCGATGGGCGAAATTCAATTTAAGGGCTTCCATTGGGATGCTACACAGCTGCTGTATGCCATCCTCACGTTTGTAAATATTGCGATTTTAGAGGAGGCGCTGCTGCGTGGTTACGTACTGCGCAACCTGATGAGTTCTTTTAATAAATACATCGCTCTTATTGTTTCGGCGCTGCTATTTTCACTGCTTCATGCAGGAAATCCTAACGTAGATATGTTTGCGCTAGCCAACTTATTCCTTGCCGGTATTTTGCTAGGAATGTCATACGTGTACACTAAGAATTTATGGTTTTCTATTGCGTTGCATTTAAGCTGGAACCTTTTTCAGACCTTGTTTGGTTTCAACGTGAGTGGCATTGATTCGTATCACCTTATAGAAATTAGCATCACAGAAAACAACCTGCTTAACGGCGGCCTTTTCGGTTTTGAGGGCTCCATATTTTCTATCATTTTTCAGGTGTTTACTATTATCCTGATAGTTTGGTATTACAACAAGAACAAGGACTCTTCAACGACAGCATAA
- a CDS encoding OadG family protein — protein sequence MILFIVLAKTCVSDYIHGGDEYKISELEQMISENTVVTASLSNEYTESTVASVVKLYKFDYRFDLNGKSYTGKITLNAVPNTSKLNIYYLSDDPNIIAADPYEAIAREKEKGSSISELLIGIVWGVLAIILLISLMATIKSTKTPEDLNSETKTAAKSIKTRTKKKAAATVPEITPEEERIRALEKERIRTEKEDPTRFMPRIVAPVKEQNANNNLAEDKNYSRQQEVNKNIEFYHSIGLHFNKKITLDHLQKNWNWIDWEMDSLDGKDFKYFFFLLSGTFITINPQEAFSYELLSKNIWYFDYERDEDVKYGDFTTRMNQIANDKYPFEKVENIIEPPYGVKFQYKNDKYTWMFKHNRDWTDEKFFSQFLYLTKSETNNNKKFYVLPEGQGGVIVFLEPNKIQKLEAFLEIKEGTFELLR from the coding sequence ATGATTTTGTTTATTGTGCTCGCCAAAACCTGCGTCTCAGACTATATACATGGTGGTGATGAGTATAAAATAAGTGAGCTAGAACAAATGATTAGTGAGAACACCGTGGTCACTGCAAGCTTATCAAATGAGTACACAGAGTCTACAGTGGCAAGTGTGGTTAAGCTTTATAAGTTTGATTACAGATTTGATCTCAACGGCAAGTCTTACACGGGTAAAATCACGCTCAACGCTGTGCCTAATACTAGTAAACTCAACATCTACTATCTAAGCGATGACCCTAACATTATCGCTGCAGATCCTTATGAAGCCATCGCAAGAGAAAAGGAAAAAGGCAGCTCCATTTCTGAGCTACTTATAGGGATTGTTTGGGGAGTGCTCGCCATCATATTACTTATCTCCTTGATGGCTACCATAAAAAGCACAAAGACACCCGAAGACCTTAATAGCGAAACTAAAACAGCTGCTAAAAGTATTAAAACTCGCACTAAGAAAAAAGCAGCAGCAACAGTTCCAGAAATCACACCAGAAGAAGAACGTATACGTGCCCTTGAGAAAGAACGTATCCGTACAGAAAAGGAGGATCCAACTAGATTTATGCCGAGAATTGTAGCTCCCGTCAAGGAACAAAATGCAAATAACAATTTAGCAGAAGATAAAAATTATTCAAGGCAACAAGAAGTAAATAAAAACATAGAATTTTATCATTCAATTGGATTACACTTTAATAAAAAAATCACCCTCGATCATTTACAAAAAAATTGGAATTGGATAGATTGGGAGATGGATTCTTTAGACGGTAAAGATTTTAAATATTTCTTTTTTCTTTTGTCTGGAACTTTTATCACAATCAATCCTCAGGAGGCTTTTAGCTACGAATTACTGTCTAAGAATATTTGGTATTTTGATTATGAAAGAGACGAAGATGTTAAATATGGTGACTTTACAACAAGGATGAATCAAATAGCTAACGACAAATATCCTTTTGAAAAAGTAGAAAATATTATTGAACCTCCATATGGTGTGAAATTTCAATACAAAAACGACAAATACACATGGATGTTTAAGCATAATAGAGATTGGACTGATGAGAAGTTTTTTAGTCAATTTCTTTACTTAACTAAATCAGAGACAAATAATAATAAGAAGTTCTACGTTCTTCCTGAAGGTCAAGGAGGAGTTATCGTTTTTTTAGAGCCTAACAAAATCCAAAAACTCGAAGCGTTTTTAGAGATTAAAGAAGGGACATTTGAATTATTGAGGTAA